GCGGATTTAATGTGAAGGAGCAATATGAAGTTTACTATGTTCCTGATGCAGATGAACTGGAAAAGTGCTTCCAGACAGGTAAAAGACTGGCCCAGGAGATTAAAACCCTTTAACATTGGTTTAAAAAAGTTTTGGTGAGGAAATATGGAAATAATAAATGAACACGAAATTGGAGTTTGTAAGGAAACAGATTTAGAAAAAGTAGTACAGGCCAATTTCAACGGGGAATGTCAGGAAGTGGGAATGTATCTGGCCATGGCCAGACTGGCACAAAGAGATGGGCTTCCAGAAGTAGCTGAAGTTTTAAAAACAATTGCCTTAGAAGAAGCAGAACATGCATCCCATTTTGCAGAAATGAATGGTGTAATTAAACCTTCACTTAAAGAAAACCTGGAGATGATGCTTAAAGGAGAAATCATGGCCAATAATGAGAAAAAGGCTGCGGCTAAAGAAGCTAAAGAATGTGGCATAGATATTGCACATGATTTTTTTGATGAGAGTTCCAGGGACGAAGGCCGCCACGCTAAAATGTTACAGGGGATTTTGGAGAGATACTTTTAAGTCTACCGCTGCTTAACACCTCTCCTGCTTTCATTTCTTTTATTCATTTTTTTCAATTACAAAACAGCAGTATTTATCACCCATGGCATAACATTTTGTCTCTTCCACCTCTCTTTTATCTTCAAAATAAGCGGAAAAAAGCGCCTTTAAAATCCCTGCATCAAATGCACAGGCGGGCTTTCCAAGATAGGGTAAATGTCTGCATTCGTAACATTCTGAAACTTTAATTACAAGCGGATCAATGCTTTGAACTTCTACACCGCCCAAATAATGAGTCTTCCAGAATTGAGCGATATTTTGCAGAAATTTATTCATATCTGGATCATATACTCTTTTATAAAGTGTTTTACCAACATTTATGCCTGCTTCATGAAGTATAGGGTCAATATTCATTCCTTGTTTTATTAAACCTACTCTTATTGTTTTAAACATTAATCTGAAAAATTCAAAAGGGTCGCCATCGCTCATAACGTAGCCAGACACGTAATCTTCTATCCTGTCCCCTGATTTTTTCTCCTTTGATAAATCTCCCAAATACTCAGAATTAATAAAAAAAATCTTCTTCCGGGCATCGTTAGGGTCTGGTTTAGAATCTATAATTCCCTCATTTACAAGCTTTTTGAGATGAACAGATACTGTAGATTTAGCTTTCCCTGATAATTCCACTATCTGGTCAAAGTTCAGTTCTCCTTCTTTGAGCATTGATAATATTTTAGATTTTACAGGACTATCCACAGTTCGAACGCCATTTGATGTTGCAAAAAGTTTTATTTGTGCGTTATCATTATTATTATTATTATTATTATTATTATTATTATTTAGATCATCCATTAGAATAATTCTCTCCTGTATTTAATTTTAAAGCCTTTACTCCTGCTTAACCTGAGTATGTTATGACTCTCAGTTAAAAATATGGTCACCGTAACTTATATATACTACTGTTTGCATAGAATAGAACATTCGTAAGTATACGAACATAAGAGAATGGAGGAATGGTATGAAACTATTTGGTAGAAAAAATTCTGAATCATCAGGAAGTGGATGTGCAGCACCTGTAAAAGAAAAATTAGACATGTTCTGTTACCAGTGCTCACAAACAGCAATGGGAACAGGTTGTACTGTAAGAGGGGTTTGTGGAAAAGAAGCAACTGTTGCAAGACTTCAGGATAACCTTTTATTTGCAATTAAAGGAATCTCAGCCTACCTGTATCATGCAAGGGAATTAGGATACACAGATTCTGAAATTGACGGATTCATGGAACGCGGATTTTACTCCACACTTACAAACGTGAACCAGGACGCAGGCGAATTCGTTAAACTGGCAGTTGAAGCTGGTGAAATGAATATAAAAACCATGCAGCTTCTAAAGAAAGCCCATATAGAAACCTACGGCGAGCCAGAACCAACAACTGTAGAAACAGGAACTAAAAAAGGGCATGGAATTGTTGCAACCGGACACAGCCTTAAAGCACTTGAAGAACTACTTAAACAGACAGAAGGAACAGGAATCAATGTTTACACTCATTCAGAGCTTCTTCCGGCCCACGGATACCCTGAATTTAAAAAATACGACCACCTTGTGGGTCAGCTTGGAGGGCCATGGTTTGATCAAAGAACAACGTTTTCAAAGTACCCTGTTGCAATTCTTGGAACATCAAACTGTGTATTAATACCTAAAGAAGATTACAGGGAGAGGATGTTCACATCAGGAGTAGCCCAGTTACCAGGCGTGCAGCACATAGAAGATTACGATTTCACACCTTTAATTGAAAAGGCAAAATCATTACCAGAACTTGAAGAAGAGGCAGGAGACAAAGTATTTACAACAGGATTTGGAGCTTCAACAATTCTTTCACTTGCACCAAAGATAAAAGAACTCGTAGAATCTGGAAAAATCAGAAGATTCTTTGTTGTTGGTGGATGCGACTCACCATTACCTAAAGCCAGCTATTACAGGGAATTTGTGCAGAATTTACCTGAAGATACAGTTGTATTAACTCTGGCGTGCGGTAAATACCGATTCAACGACTTAGTACTTGGAGATATCGAAGGGATCCCTCGTTTAATTGATTTAGGGCAGTGTAACGATGCAATAGTTGGTGTTGACATCGTGGCAGCTTTATCTGAACTTTTCGGCCTTGAAATTAACGACCTTCCTCTCTCATTCGTTTTAAGCTGGATGGAACAGAAAGCTGCAGCCATACTCTGGAGCCTCCTTGCACTTGGAATAAAGGGAATCTATCTTGGTCCAATTGTCCCTGCATGGGTAAACGAGGACATTTTAAATGTTCTCATTGAAAACTATGATATAAAAACAATTGGAGACCCAAAAGAGGATATTAAGACAATTCTGGGATAATTCCCATCTTTTTTTTATTTTTCAAACATTCAATTCTGTTTTCAAGTTTCATGGCATAATAACAAACTTTATATATAATTAGTTCGGATATAACCATACATTCGGATAAAACCAAACAATTTATAGAATGCATAAATTTATGACAATATCGAGGCAATAACATGTATAAATGTGATATTTGCAGCTATATTTATGATAGCGAGGTTGGAGACCCTGAAAACGGAATTGCAGCAGGAGTAGATTTAAAGGACCTTCCAGAAAGCTGGATTTGTCCTTTATGTGGTATTGGAACAGAACATTTCCATCCTCTGGAAGATAAGGCGTTAATTCCACAAAGAGAAGCTCCATTAAGCCTGATGATGATGGCCCTTACCCGCAGTCTATGGCAGATATGTGGGAGAGGATCATGTGCTGTAACCCGTGAAATAGGCCGTTTATTCATCAGACAATTAAAAAATAGTGACAAACTTAAAAATGAAGAAGAAGCCTTAAAATCAGTGAAAGAATACTTCATTGATTCCAATAAATTTGCTCTGGACATGGAATACATCATTAAAGAACAGGAAGTAGAAGTTGAAATTAAAAATTGCGGGTTTTTTGGGCTATGCAGTCAGTTAGAGGACCAAAACGTTTTGATTTCCACATGTCCCTATTCAAATACCATTGCTGCAGCCATGGAAGAGGTTACAGGATATAGACACAGAATCAGTAAAGAACAAAAAGGGTATGGTCATAAAATCTTTTTAAAAAGAGTTTCGAAGATTAAAGCCTGATAAAGGTTAAACTTCACACTCCTTATCATCATTTAATTCTTTTAATTTATCGCAGGCATCTTCAGCAGCCAGAATAATAGGATCTATAACCATGGAAACTGGTGGGGCATATGAAAATTCCATTGAAGCCAGTTCAAAGCAGGTAATACCTTTTGCTATTGCAAGCGACATTGTGTCCACCCTTTCAGCCACTCTTTCTTCTGCAATTATCTGACAGCCTATAATTCGGCCTTTAAGATCAGAGGTTATTTTTACATCAATTCTTTTTGCTCCCGGGTAATAACGTGCCTTGGTGAGCGCTTTACTTTTTCCAGAAATCACTTCAATGCCGTTTTGGAGTGCGAAAGTCCTTGTAACACCAACTGCACCAAATTCAAGGTCTCCAATTTTTGAAACCATTGAATTTAAAACAGGTTTAAACTCTGCCTCAATGCCTGCAATGTTTTTTGCCGCAATTTTACCCTGCCTTACAGCAGTAGTTCCAAGTAGAGATAGAGAACTATGCCCTGTTATTGCATCATGCACCTCTACACAGTCTCCCACAGCGTATATGTTGGGTACTGATGTCTGCATCTTTTCATTCACAATTATCCCCCATCTTCCAAGCTTACAGCCTGCCATTTTGGCAAGTTTAGTTTGAGGCTTTACTCCTGTGGCCATTATAACCATATCTGTATATAGAGTTTCATCT
This genomic interval from Methanobacterium sp. contains the following:
- the hcp gene encoding hydroxylamine reductase produces the protein MFCYQCSQTAMGTGCTVRGVCGKEATVARLQDNLLFAIKGISAYLYHARELGYTDSEIDGFMERGFYSTLTNVNQDAGEFVKLAVEAGEMNIKTMQLLKKAHIETYGEPEPTTVETGTKKGHGIVATGHSLKALEELLKQTEGTGINVYTHSELLPAHGYPEFKKYDHLVGQLGGPWFDQRTTFSKYPVAILGTSNCVLIPKEDYRERMFTSGVAQLPGVQHIEDYDFTPLIEKAKSLPELEEEAGDKVFTTGFGASTILSLAPKIKELVESGKIRRFFVVGGCDSPLPKASYYREFVQNLPEDTVVLTLACGKYRFNDLVLGDIEGIPRLIDLGQCNDAIVGVDIVAALSELFGLEINDLPLSFVLSWMEQKAAAILWSLLALGIKGIYLGPIVPAWVNEDILNVLIENYDIKTIGDPKEDIKTILG
- a CDS encoding rubredoxin; translated protein: MYKCDICSYIYDSEVGDPENGIAAGVDLKDLPESWICPLCGIGTEHFHPLEDKALIPQREAPLSLMMMALTRSLWQICGRGSCAVTREIGRLFIRQLKNSDKLKNEEEALKSVKEYFIDSNKFALDMEYIIKEQEVEVEIKNCGFFGLCSQLEDQNVLISTCPYSNTIAAAMEEVTGYRHRISKEQKGYGHKIFLKRVSKIKA
- a CDS encoding V4R domain-containing protein is translated as MDDLNNNNNNNNNNNNDNAQIKLFATSNGVRTVDSPVKSKILSMLKEGELNFDQIVELSGKAKSTVSVHLKKLVNEGIIDSKPDPNDARKKIFFINSEYLGDLSKEKKSGDRIEDYVSGYVMSDGDPFEFFRLMFKTIRVGLIKQGMNIDPILHEAGINVGKTLYKRVYDPDMNKFLQNIAQFWKTHYLGGVEVQSIDPLVIKVSECYECRHLPYLGKPACAFDAGILKALFSAYFEDKREVEETKCYAMGDKYCCFVIEKNE
- a CDS encoding FAD-dependent oxidoreductase, with amino-acid sequence MNVVIIGGGAGGLTAASNIRKYDKSAKITVITMDRYVAYSPCAIPYVLCGEVECFDDIIMHQPEDYLERNINIITEAEVFEVLSSENKIKYQKLNDDCSAARQLSYDYLIIATGATSFIPPVKGSDLKGVFKIRNLEDGFKIKKYAEKSKNAVVVGAGLIGLETAYGLKKMGLDVTVTEMLPQIVPRSLDPDMAEIVQKYLEKKGIKVLLGNPIEKILGLEYVEGAVFGDETLYTDMVIMATGVKPQTKLAKMAGCKLGRWGIIVNEKMQTSVPNIYAVGDCVEVHDAITGHSSLSLLGTTAVRQGKIAAKNIAGIEAEFKPVLNSMVSKIGDLEFGAVGVTRTFALQNGIEVISGKSKALTKARYYPGAKRIDVKITSDLKGRIIGCQIIAEERVAERVDTMSLAIAKGITCFELASMEFSYAPPVSMVIDPIILAAEDACDKLKELNDDKECEV
- a CDS encoding ferritin family protein, with the protein product MEIINEHEIGVCKETDLEKVVQANFNGECQEVGMYLAMARLAQRDGLPEVAEVLKTIALEEAEHASHFAEMNGVIKPSLKENLEMMLKGEIMANNEKKAAAKEAKECGIDIAHDFFDESSRDEGRHAKMLQGILERYF